A genomic segment from Roseibium algicola encodes:
- the ptsP gene encoding phosphoenolpyruvate--protein phosphotransferase, which translates to MRSNLAGPRLLLRRLREVMAEPITAQERLDKIVVLIASNVVAEVCSVYILRADGVLELYATEGLKSEAVHNASLRVGQGLVGLIAAEARPLNLPNASAHPGFAYLPETGEEAYNSFLGVPILRAGRTLGVLVVQNKSHRTYLEDEVEALQTTAMVIAEMVAAGELEAISQKATGLDLSRPITSNGVGLAEGVGLGHVVLHEPRVVVTNLIAEDTDREKGRLEAAINRLRLSIDDLLASGEIAAIGEHREVLEAYRMFAYDRGWIRKIEEAIRNGLTAEAAVEKVQSDTRARMLRQTDPYLRERLHDLDDLAHRLIRELMGREHGPGLDELPQDAIVVGRNMGAAELLDYGRDRIRGLVLEEGGPTSHVTIVARALGIPTVGLVEDIVSLADGGDAIIVDGDTGEVHLRPAADLENAYAEKVRFRARRQAQYRRLRNKPSVTRDGVDILLQMNAGLLVDLPHLDEAGAAGVGLFRTELQFMVASSFPRMREQQSQYSQVLDAAAGRPVTFRSLDIGGDKVLPYLRSIQEENPAMGWRALRLGLDRPGLLRTQIRALLHAAAGRDLKLMFPMVAVVDEFLQAKSLVDKEVKHLRRHGHATPENIRLGVMVEVPSLLFQLEELMSHVDFVSVGSNDLFQFFCAVDRGNTRVADRFDTLGVGFLRALKSIVDAANKAHVPVTLCGELAGRPLEGMALIGLGFRDLSMSPASLGPVKAMLRTLDAGRLSARLLPRLEPGHDDSNIREVLKRFAAETDVAL; encoded by the coding sequence ATGCGCAGCAACCTAGCCGGACCGCGCCTTCTGCTCCGCCGGCTTCGCGAAGTCATGGCGGAGCCGATCACGGCGCAGGAGCGACTCGACAAGATCGTGGTGTTGATCGCCTCGAACGTCGTCGCGGAAGTCTGTTCCGTTTATATCCTGCGCGCCGATGGTGTTCTCGAACTCTATGCGACCGAAGGTCTGAAGAGTGAAGCGGTCCACAATGCCTCGCTGCGCGTCGGCCAGGGTCTTGTCGGCCTGATCGCGGCCGAAGCCCGGCCGCTGAACCTGCCCAACGCCAGTGCCCACCCGGGCTTTGCCTATCTGCCGGAAACGGGTGAAGAGGCCTATAATTCCTTCCTCGGTGTGCCGATCCTGAGAGCCGGCCGTACGCTTGGCGTGCTTGTCGTCCAGAACAAGTCTCACCGGACCTATCTGGAAGACGAAGTCGAAGCGCTGCAGACGACGGCCATGGTGATTGCCGAAATGGTCGCCGCCGGCGAACTGGAAGCCATTTCCCAGAAAGCTACCGGTCTGGATCTTTCCCGGCCGATCACCTCCAACGGTGTTGGCCTTGCCGAAGGTGTCGGCCTCGGTCATGTGGTTCTGCATGAACCGCGTGTCGTCGTCACGAACCTGATCGCGGAAGATACGGACCGGGAAAAGGGGCGTCTGGAAGCTGCCATCAACCGGCTGCGTCTTTCGATCGACGATCTGCTGGCCAGCGGAGAAATCGCGGCAATCGGCGAGCACCGCGAGGTGCTGGAAGCCTACCGCATGTTCGCTTACGACCGCGGCTGGATCCGGAAGATCGAGGAAGCGATCCGCAACGGCCTGACCGCCGAGGCTGCCGTCGAAAAGGTCCAGAGCGACACGCGCGCCCGGATGCTGCGCCAGACCGATCCGTATCTGCGTGAGCGCCTGCACGACCTCGACGACCTTGCCCACAGGCTTATCCGCGAACTCATGGGCCGCGAACACGGCCCGGGTCTGGATGAACTGCCCCAGGATGCGATCGTCGTTGGCCGCAACATGGGTGCGGCGGAACTGCTGGACTACGGCCGCGACCGCATTCGCGGCCTTGTGCTGGAAGAAGGCGGCCCGACAAGCCACGTGACCATCGTTGCAAGGGCGCTCGGCATCCCGACGGTCGGACTCGTGGAGGATATCGTCAGCCTGGCCGATGGCGGCGACGCGATCATCGTGGATGGCGACACCGGCGAAGTGCACTTGCGCCCGGCCGCCGATCTGGAAAACGCCTATGCGGAAAAAGTCCGCTTCCGTGCGCGGCGACAGGCCCAGTACCGGCGCCTGCGCAACAAGCCGTCCGTCACGCGGGACGGTGTCGACATCTTGCTTCAGATGAATGCGGGTCTTCTCGTCGACCTGCCGCACCTGGATGAGGCTGGCGCGGCCGGGGTAGGCCTTTTCCGCACCGAACTGCAGTTCATGGTGGCGTCTTCGTTCCCGCGCATGCGGGAGCAGCAGTCCCAGTACAGCCAGGTTCTCGATGCGGCGGCGGGCCGGCCGGTAACGTTCCGGTCGCTCGATATCGGTGGTGACAAGGTGCTGCCGTACCTGCGCTCGATCCAGGAGGAAAACCCGGCGATGGGCTGGCGCGCACTGCGCCTCGGCCTTGATCGGCCGGGCCTGCTCAGAACCCAGATCCGGGCCTTGCTGCATGCGGCCGCCGGCCGGGACCTGAAACTGATGTTCCCGATGGTTGCCGTGGTCGATGAATTCCTGCAGGCCAAATCGCTGGTGGACAAGGAAGTCAAACACCTGCGCCGCCACGGTCACGCAACGCCCGAAAACATCCGTCTGGGTGTGATGGTGGAAGTGCCTTCGCTGCTGTTCCAACTGGAAGAGCTGATGAGCCATGTCGACTTCGTGTCTGTCGGTTCCAACGATCTGTTCCAGTTCTTCTGCGCCGTCGACCGGGGCAACACGCGTGTTGCCGACAGGTTCGACACATTGGGTGTCGGCTTCCTCCGGGCCTTGAAATCCATCGTGGATGCCGCAAATAAGGCTCATGTGCCCGTGACCCTTTGCGGAGAGCTTGCTGGCCGTCCACTTGAAGGCATGGCGTTGATCGGCCTGGGCTTCAGGGACCTTTCCATGTCGCCCGCGTCTCTTGGGCCGGTGAAAGCCATGCTTCGGACCCTTGATGCCGGTCGCCTGTCCGCCAGGTTGCTGCCGCGACTGGAGCCGGGACACGATGACAGCAACATACGGGAAGTGTTGAAGCGCTTTGCCGCCGAAACCGATGTTGCCCTTTAG
- a CDS encoding DUF4167 domain-containing protein, whose product MRGRGRKGPNPLTRTYESNGPDVKIRGTAMHVAEKYQQLARDAQASGDRVMSENYNQHAEHYLRIVAAAQPQQQPMAHASSRSEAEDGFEAAATNGSGHSNGAERSSQDVSSSDNDLMDADSPQPFIDDMPVIDQEGKVNGASQKAEKAEAGDDEADEKPRRRPRTPRARTPRRASGDQADAGQATAEAADGAEASGGSDEEDQPKPRRRVARPRRAKAAEEAPAEAPAGE is encoded by the coding sequence ATGCGCGGACGGGGCCGCAAGGGCCCAAATCCGTTAACCCGGACTTACGAATCAAACGGTCCTGATGTGAAAATCCGCGGTACTGCGATGCACGTTGCAGAGAAGTACCAGCAGCTTGCACGGGATGCCCAGGCATCCGGCGACCGGGTTATGTCCGAGAACTATAACCAGCATGCGGAGCACTATCTGCGCATTGTGGCTGCCGCGCAGCCGCAACAGCAGCCGATGGCGCATGCTTCTTCCCGCAGCGAAGCCGAAGACGGTTTCGAAGCCGCGGCAACGAATGGCTCAGGCCACTCCAATGGCGCAGAACGGTCTTCCCAGGACGTGTCCTCCTCGGACAACGACCTGATGGATGCCGACAGCCCGCAGCCTTTCATCGACGACATGCCTGTCATCGATCAGGAAGGTAAGGTCAACGGCGCTTCCCAGAAGGCAGAGAAAGCCGAAGCCGGCGACGACGAAGCGGACGAAAAGCCGCGCCGCCGCCCCCGGACACCTCGTGCGCGCACGCCGCGCCGGGCCTCCGGTGATCAGGCTGACGCAGGCCAGGCCACGGCGGAAGCCGCGGACGGTGCTGAAGCTTCTGGCGGTTCCGACGAAGAGGATCAGCCGAAACCGCGACGCCGGGTCGCGCGCCCGCGTCGTGCCAAGGCAGCTGAAGAGGCTCCGGCCGAGGCACCTGCCGGAGAATGA
- a CDS encoding DUF1178 family protein translates to MIKYTLVCDSAHSFEGWFRNSDDFDAQCARKLVVCPICGATSVQKGLMAPAVSTARKREALVGAAQAEMQSVAAATANKADAPTAAASTEMRSSALLPQDVQQKEILEALRLVRARIVESSENVGQNFAAEARKIHYGEAEERSIYGETTPKDVEALLDEGIQVFALPELPDDKN, encoded by the coding sequence GTGATCAAATACACGCTCGTTTGCGACAGTGCACATTCCTTCGAAGGCTGGTTCCGCAATTCCGATGATTTCGACGCGCAGTGTGCGCGAAAACTGGTTGTCTGCCCGATCTGCGGAGCAACCAGCGTTCAGAAAGGTTTGATGGCGCCGGCAGTTTCGACCGCACGCAAGCGGGAAGCGCTTGTCGGTGCCGCGCAGGCGGAAATGCAGTCGGTAGCCGCAGCCACTGCCAACAAGGCCGATGCGCCGACGGCAGCTGCCTCGACTGAAATGCGCTCGTCCGCCCTGTTGCCGCAGGATGTGCAGCAGAAGGAAATCCTCGAAGCTCTTCGACTGGTGCGTGCGCGTATCGTCGAAAGTTCGGAAAACGTCGGTCAGAATTTTGCGGCGGAAGCCCGCAAGATCCACTATGGCGAAGCTGAAGAACGCAGCATCTATGGCGAGACAACGCCCAAGGATGTCGAGGCATTGCTTGACGAGGGCATCCAGGTGTTCGCACTTCCTGAACTGCCTGACGACAAGAACTGA
- the prfA gene encoding peptide chain release factor 1 — translation MLARHKLDTLLDRFAELEHMMSANPDPGAYVKLSREYAGLEPLVGKIRALIKAEQDLAGAKSLVQDPSSDAEMRELAEMERDELEERVEELAQDVRIGLLPKDEADSNDAILEVRAGTGGDEAALFAGDLFRMYQRYAELQGWKVEILSASEGEVGGYKEVIASVSGDNVFAKMKFESGVHRVQRVPATESGGRIHTSAATVAVLPQAEDVDIDVQESDLRIDTYRASGAGGQHVNTTDSAVRITHLPTGIVVAVQDERSQHKNKARAMQLLRARIYDEERERAASERTEARRLQVGSGDRSERIRTYNYPQGRVTDHRIGLTLYKLEQILSGEALGEVIEPLILDHQANLLATEEA, via the coding sequence ATGCTGGCGCGTCACAAACTTGATACCCTGCTGGACCGGTTCGCTGAACTCGAACACATGATGTCCGCCAATCCGGATCCGGGCGCTTATGTGAAGCTGTCGCGGGAATATGCCGGACTGGAGCCGTTGGTCGGCAAAATCCGTGCGTTGATCAAGGCGGAACAGGATCTGGCCGGTGCAAAGTCACTGGTGCAGGATCCGTCCTCCGACGCGGAAATGCGCGAGCTTGCCGAAATGGAACGCGACGAACTGGAAGAGCGCGTCGAAGAACTGGCCCAGGATGTACGCATCGGGCTGTTGCCGAAGGACGAGGCGGACTCCAACGATGCCATCCTGGAAGTGCGGGCGGGGACCGGCGGCGACGAGGCGGCTCTCTTTGCCGGTGATCTCTTCCGCATGTACCAGCGTTATGCCGAACTTCAGGGCTGGAAGGTGGAAATCCTGTCTGCCAGCGAAGGTGAAGTCGGCGGCTACAAGGAAGTGATCGCATCCGTTTCCGGCGACAACGTTTTTGCCAAGATGAAATTCGAGTCCGGTGTTCACCGGGTGCAACGGGTGCCCGCAACCGAGTCGGGCGGACGTATTCATACGTCGGCGGCAACCGTTGCCGTGCTGCCTCAGGCGGAGGACGTCGATATCGACGTTCAGGAGAGCGACTTGAGGATCGACACCTATCGCGCATCCGGCGCAGGTGGGCAGCACGTCAACACGACCGATTCTGCTGTGCGCATCACGCACTTGCCGACGGGTATCGTCGTTGCCGTTCAGGACGAACGCTCCCAGCACAAGAACAAGGCGCGAGCCATGCAGCTTCTGCGGGCGCGCATCTATGACGAGGAGCGCGAGCGGGCTGCGAGCGAGCGAACCGAAGCCCGGCGGTTGCAGGTCGGGTCCGGCGATCGGTCCGAGCGGATCCGCACCTACAACTACCCGCAGGGTCGCGTAACAGATCATCGTATCGGCTTGACGCTCTACAAGCTGGAGCAGATCCTTTCGGGGGAAGCGCTTGGAGAAGTCATCGAGCCGTTGATCCTGGACCACCAGGCCAATCTTCTGGCAACCGAAGAGGCCTGA
- a CDS encoding alpha/beta fold hydrolase, with protein MSDPILFVPGLLCTEALYAPQIVAFADRPIMVANHREHDSIKAIAASILEKAPERFSLIALSMGGYVAMEIMREAPERVGKLALLDTNSRPDTPDQSERRQFLIDLTRKKGFSKVPHLLYPGFVHEKREEDEELKAIVVEMAQETGPEAFIRQQTALINRIDSRPRLSEITCQTLVLVGDGDRLTPVEISQEIHDHIPQSELAVIQGSGHLSPLEAPEKVTATLRDFLNRP; from the coding sequence ATGAGCGATCCGATCCTGTTCGTACCGGGCCTTTTGTGTACCGAAGCGCTCTACGCCCCGCAGATAGTTGCCTTTGCCGACCGACCGATCATGGTGGCAAACCACCGCGAACACGACAGCATCAAGGCGATCGCCGCCAGCATCCTGGAAAAAGCACCGGAGCGGTTTTCCCTTATCGCTCTGTCCATGGGCGGCTATGTCGCCATGGAAATCATGCGCGAAGCGCCGGAGCGGGTCGGCAAACTTGCCCTTCTGGACACCAACTCCCGGCCGGATACGCCCGATCAGTCGGAGCGCCGGCAGTTCCTCATCGACCTGACCCGCAAGAAGGGCTTTTCCAAGGTTCCCCACCTCCTTTACCCCGGGTTCGTTCATGAAAAGCGCGAGGAAGACGAAGAGCTGAAGGCAATCGTCGTCGAGATGGCGCAGGAAACCGGGCCCGAGGCCTTCATCCGCCAGCAGACCGCGCTTATCAACCGCATCGATTCCCGCCCCCGTCTCAGCGAGATCACCTGCCAGACGCTTGTGCTGGTCGGTGATGGCGACCGGCTCACACCGGTTGAAATCTCGCAGGAAATCCACGACCACATTCCCCAAAGCGAATTGGCGGTGATCCAAGGCAGCGGCCACCTGTCGCCTCTTGAAGCCCCTGAAAAGGTAACGGCGACACTGCGCGATTTTCTCAATCGCCCTTAA
- the ubiG gene encoding bifunctional 2-polyprenyl-6-hydroxyphenol methylase/3-demethylubiquinol 3-O-methyltransferase UbiG produces the protein MTGRAQETRSTIDSEEVARFSAMAEEWWDPTGKFKPLHKFSPVRLGYIKEHVCRHFGRDPKTTDAFKGLRCLDIGCGGGLLSEPMARLGADVVGADPSETNIEIARLHMKTSGLEIDYRAETAEALAAAGETFDVVFNMEVVEHVADVPLFLEATAQMVRPGGLMFVATINRTLKAYALAIVGAEYVLRWLPKGTHSYEKLVRPSEIEGPLQTAGLTMIDRCGVTYNPLTDTWARSRDMDVNYMLLAERAKDS, from the coding sequence ATGACTGGCAGGGCTCAGGAAACCAGAAGCACGATCGACAGCGAGGAAGTCGCGCGCTTTTCCGCCATGGCAGAAGAGTGGTGGGACCCGACGGGCAAGTTCAAGCCCTTGCACAAGTTCAGCCCGGTGCGGCTGGGTTACATCAAGGAACATGTCTGCCGGCATTTCGGCCGCGACCCGAAGACCACGGACGCGTTCAAGGGGCTGCGCTGCCTCGATATCGGCTGTGGCGGCGGCCTGTTGAGCGAACCGATGGCACGTCTCGGTGCCGATGTGGTCGGCGCGGACCCGTCGGAAACCAACATCGAGATCGCCCGCCTTCACATGAAGACCTCTGGCCTCGAAATCGACTACAGGGCAGAAACCGCGGAAGCGTTGGCAGCGGCGGGGGAGACCTTCGACGTTGTGTTCAACATGGAAGTGGTCGAGCACGTCGCCGACGTACCTCTGTTCCTGGAGGCCACCGCGCAAATGGTCCGTCCGGGCGGGCTGATGTTCGTCGCGACCATCAATCGCACGCTGAAAGCCTATGCACTTGCCATCGTCGGCGCCGAATATGTCCTGCGCTGGTTGCCGAAGGGCACCCATTCCTACGAAAAGCTGGTCCGCCCTTCCGAGATCGAAGGCCCGCTTCAGACCGCCGGGCTCACCATGATCGACCGTTGCGGCGTCACCTACAATCCGCTGACAGACACCTGGGCCAGATCGCGCGACATGGACGTGAACTACATGCTGCTGGCGGAACGGGCGAAAGACAGCTGA
- a CDS encoding carbon-nitrogen hydrolase family protein, with protein sequence MTSFTAACIQLRSGKTISDNADAAEDLIRAAAKDGAQFVQTPEMSNVLVRSREELLERISDAEDDLFLKRARALAAELGIYLHLGSLAVLAGNGKVANRAFLIGPDGKILATYDKIHMFDVDLPNGESWRESATYEPGTQTVIADLPFAKVGMAVCYDIRFPAIFRTQARQGAQVLTGPAAFTRQTGQAHWHVLQRSRAIENGAYVISAAQGGTHEDGRETYGHSLIIDPWGAVIAEIDNDDPGYVLAEIDTQKVADARARIPAIANERDFVCCHADGLKEISA encoded by the coding sequence ATGACCTCATTCACGGCAGCATGCATTCAGCTGCGCAGCGGCAAGACGATTTCGGACAACGCCGATGCTGCGGAAGACCTGATCCGGGCAGCGGCAAAGGATGGCGCGCAATTCGTTCAAACGCCTGAAATGTCCAATGTTCTGGTGCGCAGCCGCGAAGAACTGCTGGAGCGGATTTCCGATGCCGAAGACGACCTGTTCCTGAAAAGAGCACGTGCGCTTGCAGCCGAGCTTGGCATCTATCTGCATCTGGGGTCGCTGGCCGTGCTTGCCGGCAACGGCAAGGTCGCCAACCGTGCCTTTCTGATCGGGCCTGACGGCAAGATCCTTGCGACCTACGACAAGATCCACATGTTCGACGTGGACCTGCCAAATGGCGAAAGCTGGCGCGAGTCCGCAACCTATGAACCTGGAACACAGACGGTCATCGCGGATCTGCCCTTTGCCAAGGTCGGCATGGCTGTCTGTTACGATATAAGATTTCCGGCAATTTTCCGGACCCAGGCTCGTCAGGGTGCACAGGTTCTGACGGGGCCGGCAGCCTTTACCCGCCAGACCGGGCAGGCGCATTGGCACGTACTGCAGCGCTCCCGTGCCATTGAAAACGGTGCCTACGTGATTTCGGCTGCACAGGGTGGCACGCATGAAGACGGGCGTGAAACCTATGGTCACAGCCTGATTATCGACCCCTGGGGTGCCGTGATCGCCGAGATAGACAATGATGATCCCGGCTACGTTCTCGCCGAGATCGACACCCAGAAGGTTGCCGATGCGCGGGCGCGCATCCCTGCGATCGCCAACGAGCGGGATTTCGTCTGCTGTCACGCGGATGGTCTGAAGGAGATTTCGGCGTGA
- a CDS encoding response regulator, whose product MSMTEMNMPDTIRVMVAEDEPLIAWMLEDILSGMGLQVVGPFATVAEARSCVSSEPPELALLDVDLADGVVYPLADTLHAQQVPIIFHTGNTDKVDLKNRYGGAEVIPKPSNPKRLQIAVETARTLLKRA is encoded by the coding sequence ATGTCGATGACTGAGATGAACATGCCCGATACGATACGTGTAATGGTGGCGGAAGATGAGCCGCTGATCGCCTGGATGCTGGAAGATATCCTGTCTGGCATGGGTTTGCAGGTTGTCGGGCCATTCGCGACCGTTGCCGAGGCACGTTCCTGCGTGTCTTCCGAGCCGCCAGAGTTGGCACTTCTGGATGTCGATCTGGCCGATGGCGTTGTCTATCCGTTGGCCGACACGCTGCATGCTCAGCAAGTGCCGATCATCTTTCATACCGGCAATACGGACAAGGTGGACCTGAAGAATCGCTACGGAGGGGCTGAAGTCATTCCGAAGCCGTCCAACCCCAAGCGTTTGCAGATTGCCGTGGAAACGGCCCGGACGCTGCTCAAACGGGCGTAA
- a CDS encoding aspartate kinase, which translates to MARLVLKFGGTSVADLDRIRNVARHVKREVDAGHQVAVVVSAMAGQTNKLVEFCREASPLHDAREYDAVVASGEQVTSGLLAIVLQDMGVNARSWQGWQVPIKTDENHGAARIRDIEGGFLSERLEQGQVAVLAGFQGVAPDNRIATLGRGGSDTSAVAIAAAIKADRCDIYTDVDGVYTTDPRIVPKAQRLDRVSFEEMLEMASLGAKVLQVRSVEMAMVHGVRTFVRSSFDDPDAPQVGENGLPIGTLICDEDELVEQQVVTGIAYAKDEAQISLRDVADKPGVAESVFGPLADANINVDMIVQNISPDGKTTDITFTVPEGDFERANKVLEDNRGVIGFQNLEGARDVVKVSVIGIGMRSHAGIAAQCFRGLASKGINIRAITTSEIKISVLIDSAYAELAVRTLHSLYGLDG; encoded by the coding sequence ATGGCCCGACTGGTTTTAAAATTTGGCGGGACTTCGGTTGCCGATCTCGATCGCATCCGTAACGTCGCCCGCCATGTCAAACGGGAAGTGGACGCCGGCCATCAGGTCGCGGTGGTAGTTTCGGCCATGGCCGGACAGACCAACAAGCTGGTGGAGTTTTGCCGTGAGGCATCACCGCTCCACGATGCCCGCGAATATGATGCCGTGGTCGCTTCCGGCGAGCAGGTAACGTCCGGTCTCCTGGCCATCGTGCTGCAGGACATGGGCGTCAACGCCCGGTCGTGGCAAGGCTGGCAGGTGCCGATCAAGACCGACGAGAACCACGGTGCGGCCCGCATCCGCGACATCGAGGGCGGCTTCCTGAGCGAGCGTCTCGAGCAGGGCCAGGTGGCCGTGCTCGCGGGCTTCCAGGGTGTGGCGCCGGACAACCGGATCGCGACCCTGGGTCGCGGCGGGTCCGACACCAGCGCCGTTGCCATCGCCGCTGCCATCAAGGCCGACCGCTGTGATATCTATACCGATGTCGACGGCGTCTACACCACCGATCCGCGCATCGTGCCCAAGGCGCAGCGTCTTGACCGGGTGTCTTTCGAGGAAATGCTCGAAATGGCCTCGCTCGGCGCCAAGGTGCTCCAGGTGCGCTCCGTGGAAATGGCCATGGTCCATGGCGTCAGAACATTCGTGCGCTCCAGCTTTGACGATCCGGATGCGCCCCAGGTCGGCGAGAACGGCCTTCCGATTGGAACTCTTATTTGCGACGAGGATGAACTCGTGGAACAGCAGGTTGTCACCGGCATTGCCTATGCCAAGGACGAAGCCCAGATCTCTCTTCGTGACGTTGCCGACAAGCCGGGTGTCGCCGAATCCGTGTTCGGTCCGCTGGCGGATGCCAACATCAACGTCGACATGATCGTCCAGAACATTTCGCCGGATGGCAAGACCACCGACATTACCTTCACGGTTCCCGAAGGCGATTTCGAACGCGCCAACAAGGTGCTGGAAGACAATCGCGGCGTCATCGGTTTCCAGAACCTTGAAGGTGCCCGTGACGTGGTGAAAGTCTCCGTCATCGGCATCGGCATGCGCTCGCATGCAGGCATCGCGGCCCAGTGTTTCCGCGGCCTCGCGTCCAAGGGTATCAACATCCGAGCCATCACCACATCCGAGATCAAGATCTCTGTGCTTATTGATTCAGCATATGCAGAACTTGCGGTGCGGACTCTGCATTCGCTATACGGGTTGGACGGATAG
- the prmC gene encoding peptide chain release factor N(5)-glutamine methyltransferase, translating to MTIGQLYRSVRDRFRVAGLPTPELDARLLVSAALELPLSELVFREQEEPAPGAAELAEAHARKRLHGMPVGRILGERDFYGRRFHLNEATLEPRPDTETLIDAVLERCAPEEAPLICDIGTGTGAIAVTLLAELPRSRMIAVDLSEQALECAAGNASLHGVEDRFLPVRADYTSALRPESGFDWVVSNPPYIRSAVLAELSREVIQHDPKLALDGGEDGLTAYVRIVADAVKLLRPGGWIALEIGFDQGEDLKKQLRHHGFVEIEIIKDLSGNDRVVVGRRL from the coding sequence GTGACCATCGGCCAGCTTTACCGGTCCGTGCGCGACCGGTTTCGGGTGGCCGGTTTGCCGACACCGGAACTGGATGCAAGGCTTCTTGTCAGCGCGGCGCTCGAGCTGCCCCTGTCGGAACTTGTCTTTCGTGAACAGGAAGAGCCAGCACCTGGTGCGGCCGAACTTGCAGAGGCCCATGCGCGGAAACGCCTTCATGGCATGCCCGTCGGCCGGATACTCGGGGAACGGGATTTCTACGGCCGGCGATTTCATTTGAACGAGGCAACGCTGGAGCCCCGGCCGGACACTGAAACCCTGATCGATGCTGTGCTTGAAAGATGTGCTCCTGAAGAAGCACCGCTTATCTGCGATATCGGCACGGGTACGGGAGCGATCGCCGTCACGTTGCTGGCCGAGTTGCCCCGAAGCCGGATGATCGCGGTGGACCTGTCGGAACAGGCGCTTGAATGTGCTGCTGGCAACGCGTCTCTGCACGGCGTGGAAGACCGGTTTCTTCCCGTGCGGGCGGACTATACCTCCGCGCTGCGACCGGAAAGCGGCTTCGACTGGGTTGTCAGCAACCCGCCCTATATCCGCAGCGCTGTCCTCGCCGAACTGTCGCGCGAAGTGATTCAGCATGACCCGAAGCTTGCTCTTGATGGCGGTGAGGACGGCCTGACAGCCTATGTTCGTATCGTCGCGGATGCTGTGAAGCTGCTGCGCCCGGGCGGTTGGATCGCTCTCGAAATCGGCTTCGATCAAGGAGAGGATCTGAAAAAACAGCTGCGTCATCATGGCTTTGTAGAGATTGAAATCATTAAAGATCTTTCCGGAAACGACCGTGTTGTGGTGGGGCGCAGGCTCTAA